The genomic DNA CACATTTTTGTTGACAGTTGGGACCATGGGTCAATATAGATCCAATATTACTTAGAAAAGGATATGCTTCGAGAAAAAAATACGTGGACGAAGTATTAATCGCTTTTCTGATGATATTACAACATCGCCAAAATGTTGGGTGAATTGCTTCTTATGCTGAACTATGTACACGTCGCAGAATATCTTCCCATAATACACAAGTCGTTACATTGTTTGCATTAGATTTAAGAAAGACATCCGCGGCGTCACACAATCCGTTGTAAATTGAACAAGGTTATACAGTTTCTCGTAGAATATACGCAACCAATGTGTACTAAGCTGTTCGTGAGTTATGGGCAAATCAGATGGCCATTCGGACATCTCAGCTGTTTCAGCGTGTGTGCTACTATTAACGATAAATTAAGGCATGCATTGAATAATCCAAACACTGTCTAATACCTTACAACCAACcattaaattttatgattgtaTTTAAGAGCTGGGTAGTACTAAATGGTGGTTCGAATTAAAATCaatctatttttaaacatatatttttatatttcaggaaAGAAACAGTATCTACGAAAAATTAAAGCAACAGCTTGAATCGGCAAACAAGCATATTAAGAAATTGAGTGAAAAATTAACTGTAAGTAGTATGTATATCTAATCCCatgtatattttaaaactaaatttctGCCGTTTCTTGCTTTGTCACGTTTGTAAAGTGTAATATCAGCATTTTCCTACGCCTTATCTATCCATTccttattggacacaaaatgtacaTAATAATATTTGCCTTTGGGATTCTTCTCATTACCTACTGGAAAAATCGCtattctctttgattactggaccaattgctttgaaatttcagtggttgaagattgtattttccgctagatggctattacttttatttattcctgtTGCCTCTGAAGGAGCTTcttacgtttttttttgtgcgatgacaacataaaaaataaaaattgctgaCCTTttggcggttccgcgttcgcgatctggtggtcaggcAAAGTCGTGAACACGGCGGGCACCGGTATGTACTGTGACAGACTACATTACCGTTCTACTTTGTTTGGGGGTTCGTgcccatgtatttgagcatcgctctcttgtttttatgcGTGTTTGTGATTGACTAGTGGTGATAGTATATTTTGTCCAATCAGACTACTCTACGAAGTTTCATAACACTATAGACGCTCAGACATAGGAATTGATTATATTATATCTCGAAGCGGATTTGCAAGTCGAAACAGACTATATATACTGTCAGGTTCGGTCCTGTAGTTCCAGATTAGGATCTGACTTTTGCGAATACTGAATCAAATACAACCCTATGTCATTGTCTTATTATTAGCTAGACGATACGCTCTTGTTTTGAGCATGAGGTTCAAACACTTTTTctcataaaatttatattagGAATTATCGAAAATGTTGCTATTTACTGTTTTAGCAAACTGAAAAAATCCACAAAACGAAGGAGACACACTATGAAGAACAACTGAAGAAGAAAGAAACAAAAATTAAGgaattgaaatcaaaaatgTGGTCGATTGTGAGttttaattattattcattgataaaacacaaaatattacaaaataaagcTTTTTAAggagaaaaatattcaaacagtAATTTTTAATCAATACTGAGTTATATACTTAAATTACTTAATTTATTTGAATCAGTTGGTGCATTCGATAGACTTTATCGCTAATACATATAAACTACGTACGATTGATATATACAACAGGTTCCTCCACAAGACGCAGTGGGACGAACAAGAAGAGGGGCAGTTGCAGGAGCTAAGATAAATTCAGATGTAATGCCAGAAAAATTCTACAAATCCCCGGATGTTATTCAGTTTCTATTCGAGGTAAATTTCGATATGATCTGCAATATTTATCAAGCGAACCCTTTCGAAGAAACAGAGCAGGgttattaaatatttacaaaaaaactcCTGACTTAGCGGTAAAAATCAAATCACCCGGAAACAtacaaatttttctaaatatagCACAGTGATATAAATTTACCCAGAAACCAAATAcatgttgaaacaaaatttcttctttttttaaACCTCTGAATGATAGTTTTTGTTAGTTGTGGTCTCAATCTTCATCACATCCTAATAATTCCATCAACCATGGTGTAAAGTATTTGACTTGAAatatcttttaatttttcagtcTCTACAAAACAACGAGCTCTTACAACATCTAAGCGAAAGTCAAATGTTTGAAATGATTAATTACATGAAACCAAAAGGATTTCCACAAAATGACACCGTAATGAAAGAAGGGACATCGGGAGATCGTTTCTATGTACTTCACAGTGGAGAGTGTGAAGTCATTAAGGTAACCACGTAGGTAGTCTAGGAGGTTCtgtgatttattattttttaataacatGTTATTCCTATAAATATGAAGAGCATTTTTACCCTAGCAGTTTCGTCACAGTCTCTGAATACACACTTTTGTACGAAATGACATACAGAGTTTCAGTTGGACCAGTTGAAAATGTTTAGTTGTTGTTGGGTCAAAGTTCGACTTATGTTTTGAAtcaatgtttttattcattGCATCATTCTACGTCATAGTTCGGTCAAAAACCTCAATATTCCCCATACCccattttagaataaaaaataaatcacaaaattttcaGAACTTTAAAGGTAATTTATTACAATACTTTCTCCCTCCCTCGTCTTCGATTGTTTGTTATCTAAACTAGTTCTGCGGTCATCTGATTTGTAACAACTTGATGTTCTCGTGAACTAAAACTGTCGGTTAATAGGAGTATCGTTTATTTTGCGGTCTTAGACAGCCCGACGTACGGGACGATCTGGCACAGAAAGACACCCGAATCGATTATCCAGTTGATTGCTCGCACGCAATTTACCTGGAGTATACTGCAGCTTACAACCATGACGCATTTTATTATGTGGTATATTATTTGACCCAAACGTAGCCTCTATTTTTAAGTTCTAGCGTATAAGGACGTATTGAATATTCCATTTTGAATTCTTTCATAAATGTTCATCTCATGTGAAAacatagtttaaaaaaaaaacagaaattgtcGTTTTTTTATCACTGAATCTTTCAAAGATATTGATTTTGTATCTCGAAGTGTATTTCCATATTCAAACTAAAAGTCCATACGCAGAATGTATTTATGATAACTTGTTCAATAATATTAACATAAAGCAATTAATTTACATAATTTCGTTTAACATGCAGTAGTTAAAGCTTTTTGATCGCGATCAGCACATGCCGATAGAACACAGAGGCTATCACGTACAAGCCATTTTCCGCAAGAGAAATAGCAGACACCCAATAAATAATCGTTTGTTTGACCTGAATGCTGGctgctgtttttttatttacgCAGTAGTGTTTGCTCGGTGTTGTTCTTGTAAATGAACCATTAATCAGGCTGTATAACGTCATGCTTATATGCTGAGTCAATACGCCATTGAGTGAAAAAAATTCTTGGTTTATTGTTTACTTTGTTTTCTTATTCCTCGGTACTTTCTCCTCATGCAATAAATTGATCAATGCCGCTGTAGAGCGATGAAATACGATTTAATCAATTTCCAATATATGAGTAGTACCACCTAGTACGCATATGGTTTATTTATATGTTCAATAATCTTTTTACATAGGGAGATAAGCGCGTAGCCATTTTATCAAAAGGGAACGTTTTTGGTGAATTGGCGATATTATACAACTGTAAACGAACAGCAACCATCGCAACTCTCAGACCGGTCAAAGTCTGGTATATTGAAAGAGATATTTATCATCATGTCATGGTAAAGGTtggaaaatcaaaaattacagaattaaaaaaagtaaGTTTTCGAACTAGCAGCAGCAAGCAATGCAGGAAATACCGTATTCGTACATAATAATACAATATTGGTAAAAATGCAGATTTGTTGATTTACAATGCATGGTCTTACATTATGATTTATTACCAATCTTATTTGACTGGTATCCGTGCATTAGTTTTGTTTGTGCAAACTTTTCATATTGCCAAATATTTGCTTACCGTTAGCTTATGATGAAGTATATACAAAACATCTCCTATATGGGTATATTATTTGGAATTGGCAAGTATTTGGTTTCCTGTCCTGGTGACTTTTCGGTAAGATTCGAAATGAATCTCAAAATCCAAACAGGACTTTTAAATCCTTATTTAAGTTAATTTTTATCCGGTATCCGTTATTTAAGTTAAACCCCACGAGTAATACACGCTGATGAATATCATATAAACTTCTTGATTTAATCTGCAGCTCGTCAAAGATACACCATTGAAACACCTTAGTCCTCGAAAGTTTGCAAAAATCGCTGATGCTGTGAATGAAGAAGAATTTCAAAAGGGAACCTATATTATACGACAAGGCGAAATTGGAAAAACATTTTACATCGTGAAAGAGGGCGAAGTTAACGTTACTCAAATTAAAAATGGTTCAGCATTACGTGAAGAGGTACTCATACGAACTTTAAAAAAAGGAAGCTTTTTTGGAGAAAAAGCACTTCAACGAGATGGGGACAAACGAACGGCGAACATTATTGCTTTATCGGAGAAAGTGGTATGTCTCACTTTGGACAAAAAGTACTTTGTGCATTTAATTGGTGATGCAGCTTATACACTGTGGAAAGTCGGTCGACCATCATTCTCTGAACGCCTTGATATTCCCGTTAATCAATCCCATAGATTCTCCTTCTCTTCTGTGACGCCATTTTCAACAAATTCATCTCCTATGGAGGTACGAAAATCAAGACGAAAAACATTTGAACCTTTGAGCATTAAAGATCTTCATTCTATCAAAGTATTAGGACAAGGTTCATTTGGAAGAGTGGAATTAGTTCGAATATATCAGGATAAGAAAACTACCTATGCACTTAAAAGCCTAAGGAAGGTAACTTAAAAGACAAATGTTAGGAAATTTATTCTTGTTCTTATAGTTCACATTTAAGTTGCTTTTTGTACAGAATGGTTTCAAGAAGGACATCTGAATAACTGAATTCAATGTTGCTATCAATATTTTCAGGCTCATATTGTAGAGAATGACGAACAAGAGCATGTTTACTCTGAGAAGAATATTTTACTCAAATGCCACTGCCCGTTCATAGTTGAACTTTATAGGACTTTTAAAAACAGCAAGTAAGGGTTAATAgattacaattttaaaattcaaatcaaaataatccTTAAATAGCAGTTAGTCACTACGGTTGTGCATAGTATATTGCGTAGAATTGCAGGAATATTGTTGCGTTTCGAGGCTTTTTATTTGTGAGTCTATATCAACATATTGATTTACCATGACGCTAGAATTTTGTGCTCTTACTAACAACGTAACATCCTATATAACAATTCTACGTTACATGTGTTTGGAATGTCGTTATACAGAATATATAGTAAATATCTTGCTTTTGGTAGGTACGTTTACATGTTGATGGAAGCTTGTCTTGGAGGAGAATTATGGACGAGATTACGCgaagaaaaacaattttctgATTCCAGATCTAAATTCTACACGGCATGCGTAGTTGAAGCATTGGATTATATACACCAAAGAAACATAGCACATCGAGATATAAAAGTAATACTCTTTTGCTGCGCCTCTTTTTTGATCCTCGTCATCCCCGCACTCATATTTCTTTCAAACATGCCcagtcttttatttttttcttgctGTTTCTACAGTTAACTTGAACggtataattttacttttccAGCCAGAAAATTTACTTTTGGATAGTAATGGTTATGTCAAACTCGTCGATTTTGGATACGCTAAAACTATTGAACTTGGTGAACGAACATGGACTTTCTGTGGAACTCCTCAATATATTGCACCAGAAGTAGTTTGGAATCAGGTAGTCAAACACAAAATAAGATACGTTATTAAGGCAAAGAATTTGTTTTCAACATACCAAATGTGAAGTTGCTATTCCACCAAGTTACTTTAACACTTTGACGCAATAGAATTACTTTGACACAGAATAGCTTGAAGGTCAATTTGATGAAAGAACATTGAGACAAAACAAGCTGATTTTGACATATTGGATTTAGTTTCCCGTCTTTTGCACACATATAGCTTTATTTTAGAATTTACATCGGACTTATTCTGGAAACTGCAATAAAGCAAACGCcatatttgatttttatgttgtttatccgacgctccggaagtattcgtagcAAGATGACGCATAATCTGAACAACCCTAGCCTAACAACAACATACTatcttcaggttgtgcgccatcttggtacgaaaacttcgggagcaccctttatccttgctataaaaaaaaaatgatgtgcCGCACAACTTTATCAGTAACGGAAATGTAATTTACAAACTATTCACAGGGTCATGACACGGCAGCGGATCTTTGGGCTCTTGGAATACTGACTTTTGAATTGTTAACCGGCGTCCCTCCATTTAATTCAAACTCGGAGTCAAAAATCTACATAAAGGCATCGAAGGGAATCGGAGCAGTTGAATTTCCGGTCAGTCATATGTGTTGCCCCCGAACAAATTGAAAGCAGAAATACTCATaaaattacattaaaaaaatgattaatttgaatttttatttgtataatttGAGTAATAATAACTTGATTATCAATAAACAATTGAATTACAAAAAGTTCATTCTTCTAGTCCCTTTTAAGTCGTATCGTTTACCagattatacttggaaaaaatgataaacattaaaagtaaaacaaaattaCTGCTGTATGATTAactttttaattgtaaatttgtTGTTTAGAGACAGGTTGATAACGTACTCCTCAgtgtaacaaaaaaaattagaaatatggAAGTGACTATAataatttttatccaatttaaattaaacgcaCTTATAGTTGAAGTGTAATATTCTACGTTCAAATTCAGTTGGTGgaaatagtaattttttttttgatcatGATGTGAGGAAAAATTCACAATAATAAACACTATTTCTAGAACTACGTAAAATCTC from Styela clava chromosome 12, kaStyClav1.hap1.2, whole genome shotgun sequence includes the following:
- the LOC120336868 gene encoding cGMP-dependent protein kinase 2-like — its product is MPFPFICCCCKTKRKLTMNKATHSSVQFKNPVVEKELEKEEKEKLDKEINEKVEIKTRELQKKVTELTRNLEKVNIDLCERNSIYEKLKQQLESANKHIKKLSEKLTQTEKIHKTKETHYEEQLKKKETKIKELKSKMWSIVPPQDAVGRTRRGAVAGAKINSDVMPEKFYKSPDVIQFLFESLQNNELLQHLSESQMFEMINYMKPKGFPQNDTVMKEGTSGDRFYVLHSGECEVIKVTTSFVTVSEYTLLYEMTYRVSVGPVENV
- the LOC120336876 gene encoding cGMP-dependent protein kinase 1-like, with product MVKVGKSKITELKKLVKDTPLKHLSPRKFAKIADAVNEEEFQKGTYIIRQGEIGKTFYIVKEGEVNVTQIKNGSALREEVLIRTLKKGSFFGEKALQRDGDKRTANIIALSEKVVCLTLDKKYFVHLIGDAAYTLWKVGRPSFSERLDIPVNQSHRFSFSSVTPFSTNSSPMEVRKSRRKTFEPLSIKDLHSIKVLGQGSFGRVELVRIYQDKKTTYALKSLRKAHIVENDEQEHVYSEKNILLKCHCPFIVELYRTFKNSKYVYMLMEACLGGELWTRLREEKQFSDSRSKFYTACVVEALDYIHQRNIAHRDIKPENLLLDSNGYVKLVDFGYAKTIELGERTWTFCGTPQYIAPEVVWNQGHDTAADLWALGILTFELLTGVPPFNSNSESKIYIKASKGIGAVEFPNYVKSPAKDIIRRLCRDKPSHRLGNMKNGINDIREHKWFTGFDWTGLQTRQLRAEYVPEVKDSHDTQHFDDFEFTRDDSAQSEHSGWDKDF